A DNA window from Bacteroides cellulosilyticus contains the following coding sequences:
- a CDS encoding mechanosensitive ion channel family protein has protein sequence MLLLLQAAAPAAETIVEDGFSKLQVFLQQLIDWGVNAGGHIIGAVLIFIVGRFLISFLNKMVARLLAKRHVDASIQSFVKSLVNILLTILLIIAVIGKLGVETTSFAALLASAGVAIGMALSGNLQNFAGGLIVLLLRPYKVGDLIESQGITGTVREIQIFHTILTTGDNKIIYIPNGALSSGTVTNYSREATRRVEWIIGVEYGENFDKVEETTRRIIAEDKRILSDPAPFVALHALDASSVNVIIRAWVKSEDYWGVYFDMNKTVYSVFNKEGIGFPFPQLTVHQAKD, from the coding sequence ATGTTATTATTATTACAAGCGGCGGCTCCTGCTGCCGAAACTATTGTAGAAGATGGTTTTAGTAAATTGCAGGTCTTTCTCCAACAACTGATAGACTGGGGAGTAAATGCGGGTGGTCATATCATCGGCGCTGTGCTGATTTTCATTGTTGGACGTTTCCTGATATCTTTCCTTAATAAAATGGTAGCCAGATTGTTGGCCAAACGACATGTGGATGCTAGTATCCAAAGTTTCGTAAAGAGTCTGGTGAACATCTTGCTGACTATCTTATTGATTATTGCCGTTATCGGTAAATTGGGAGTAGAAACGACTTCATTTGCTGCCTTGCTGGCATCCGCCGGTGTGGCTATCGGTATGGCATTGTCCGGTAACTTGCAGAACTTTGCAGGTGGTCTGATTGTATTGCTGCTCCGTCCTTATAAAGTAGGTGACTTGATTGAAAGCCAAGGCATCACGGGCACGGTTCGTGAGATTCAGATTTTCCATACGATCCTGACTACCGGTGATAATAAGATTATTTATATTCCGAATGGTGCGTTGAGCAGTGGTACTGTGACTAACTACAGTCGTGAAGCTACCCGTCGTGTAGAATGGATAATCGGTGTGGAGTATGGCGAAAATTTTGATAAGGTGGAAGAAACGACCCGTCGTATCATTGCCGAAGACAAGCGGATTCTTAGTGATCCGGCTCCTTTTGTCGCCCTTCATGCACTGGATGCCAGTAGCGTGAATGTGATTATCCGTGCCTGGGTGAAGAGTGAGGACTATTGGGGAGTTTATTTCGATATGAACAAGACCGTCTACTCTGTATTCAATAAGGAGGGTATCGGTTTCCCTTTCCCACAACTGACGGTACATCAGGCAAAGGATTGA
- a CDS encoding carboxypeptidase regulatory-like domain-containing protein codes for MNRITINKETDKILLFLFFAFLSFNATAQNDRKQITIQNKNISLKEAFAEIELQTGYSIAYELSAVDVKRKISLSLEAQSIDKALSQILKDTRYSYKITGYHIIITPSGNELQKSTKEKTEKPTQTVRGIVLDSKTNAPIEFATVRIMNVGSLGSTTDSLGRFRIDNVPVGRCNIQTSYVGYNANIFNEIPVTSSKEVYMEITLDENIHSLAEVIIQPEIKKDKPLNAMAITGGRMISMEEAGRFANGFDDPARLSSAFAGVAGDVGTNAVAIRGNSPQFTQWRLEGVEIPNPTHFADLTGLGGGFLSALSTQVIGNSDFYNGAFPAEYSNALSGIFDMQIRNGNNQKYEHTFQLGILGIDLASEGPISRKHGSSYIFNYRFSTTSLATKNDMNLKYQDLSFKLNFPTRKAGTFSIWGIGLIDRYKPEAIDRDEWETQGDRQSGNTAFDKAAGGFTHKYLINADTYIRSSLAATYSEDHTRADQITEDDKLVHVGDIRNSKWDIVFNSYLNKKFSSNHINRTGITVTGLKYDLDYKISPNFGLDVPMEQISKGNGGSCVLSTYSSSVINLNNHLTTSLGITAQYFTLNKNWTVEPRAALKWSFNPKHALALAYGLHSRREKLDYYFVEQKVNGKTESNRYLNFSKAHHFGLTYDWNINSYMHLKVEPYYQYLFRIPVEENSSFSIINHQDFYLDRILKNRGSGVNYGIDITLEQYMKNGFYYMITASLFKSKYKAGDNIWRNTRLDKNYLLNLLAGKEWMVGRNKQNVLSLNGRIFFQGGDRYTPVDEEKSMIEHDIKFDETKAYSKKFNPSLNGDISFSYRINKKKISHEFSIKMLNVGMRTGMHFYQYNEKTHKIEKENGSGMIPNISYKIYF; via the coding sequence ATGAATCGAATAACCATTAATAAAGAAACAGATAAGATACTCCTTTTTTTATTTTTTGCCTTCCTCTCATTTAATGCCACAGCACAGAATGACAGAAAGCAAATCACCATACAGAATAAAAACATATCACTGAAAGAAGCTTTTGCCGAGATAGAACTACAAACCGGATACAGCATAGCCTATGAATTATCGGCCGTAGATGTAAAGAGGAAAATATCCCTGTCGTTAGAAGCCCAGAGCATTGACAAGGCGTTATCGCAAATCTTGAAAGACACCCGCTATTCGTACAAAATAACAGGCTACCATATCATTATCACTCCATCCGGCAACGAACTACAGAAATCCACCAAGGAAAAAACAGAGAAACCTACCCAAACAGTCAGAGGAATTGTACTGGATTCCAAAACCAATGCACCCATAGAGTTTGCTACCGTAAGAATTATGAATGTCGGTTCTTTGGGCAGCACAACAGACAGTCTGGGGAGATTTCGGATAGACAATGTTCCTGTGGGACGATGCAATATACAAACCTCCTATGTAGGATATAATGCCAATATTTTCAATGAAATACCTGTAACCTCTTCCAAGGAAGTATATATGGAAATCACTCTGGATGAAAACATTCACTCGTTGGCGGAAGTCATCATACAACCGGAGATAAAGAAAGACAAGCCCCTGAATGCAATGGCCATCACCGGTGGACGCATGATCAGTATGGAAGAAGCAGGCAGATTTGCCAATGGTTTTGATGATCCGGCACGCCTGAGTTCTGCATTTGCAGGCGTGGCAGGAGATGTAGGAACCAATGCTGTAGCTATCAGAGGAAATTCACCCCAGTTTACCCAATGGAGGCTGGAAGGTGTAGAAATTCCCAACCCGACTCACTTCGCCGACCTTACCGGGCTGGGTGGAGGTTTTCTTTCGGCCCTGAGTACGCAGGTGATCGGTAACTCCGATTTTTACAACGGTGCGTTCCCTGCCGAATATAGCAATGCGCTATCGGGCATCTTCGACATGCAAATACGAAATGGCAACAATCAGAAGTACGAACATACATTTCAGTTGGGTATTCTGGGTATTGACCTGGCATCGGAAGGTCCGATAAGCAGGAAACATGGAAGTTCCTATATCTTCAATTACCGCTTCTCTACCACTTCCCTGGCCACGAAGAATGATATGAATCTGAAATATCAGGACTTGTCATTCAAATTAAATTTTCCTACCCGGAAGGCCGGAACTTTCTCTATTTGGGGAATCGGACTGATTGACCGTTATAAACCGGAGGCCATCGACCGTGATGAATGGGAGACACAAGGTGACCGACAGTCCGGAAATACAGCTTTTGACAAAGCAGCAGGAGGGTTTACACACAAGTACCTGATCAACGCAGACACGTATATCCGTTCTTCATTAGCCGCCACTTATTCGGAAGACCACACGCGAGCTGATCAGATAACGGAAGATGACAAACTGGTCCATGTAGGAGATATCCGGAATTCCAAATGGGACATAGTCTTTAATTCCTATCTGAACAAGAAATTCAGTTCCAACCATATCAACCGCACAGGTATCACAGTTACAGGACTCAAATATGACCTGGATTACAAAATCAGTCCTAACTTCGGTTTAGATGTACCTATGGAACAGATTTCAAAAGGGAATGGGGGAAGTTGTGTACTGTCGACATACAGCAGTTCCGTCATCAACCTAAACAATCATCTTACTACCAGCCTGGGCATCACCGCACAGTACTTCACCCTAAATAAGAACTGGACCGTAGAACCCAGGGCAGCCCTTAAATGGAGTTTCAATCCGAAACACGCCTTGGCACTGGCATACGGTCTGCACAGTCGCAGGGAAAAGCTTGACTACTACTTTGTGGAACAGAAGGTCAATGGAAAAACTGAATCCAACAGATACCTGAATTTCTCTAAGGCCCATCACTTTGGACTTACATACGACTGGAACATCAACTCGTACATGCACTTAAAAGTAGAACCCTATTATCAATATCTATTCCGAATACCTGTTGAAGAGAATTCTTCCTTTTCCATCATCAACCATCAGGATTTTTATCTGGACAGAATACTGAAGAATAGAGGTTCCGGTGTGAATTACGGTATAGATATCACTTTGGAACAGTATATGAAAAATGGTTTCTACTATATGATAACGGCTTCTCTTTTTAAATCAAAATACAAAGCCGGGGATAACATCTGGCGTAATACACGGTTGGACAAAAACTATCTCCTGAATCTGCTTGCCGGAAAAGAATGGATGGTGGGACGCAATAAACAAAATGTACTAAGCCTCAACGGACGTATCTTCTTCCAAGGTGGTGATCGATATACCCCTGTAGATGAGGAAAAAAGTATGATAGAACATGACATCAAATTTGATGAGACCAAAGCTTACAGCAAGAAATTTAATCCTTCTCTCAATGGTGATATTTCTTTCAGCTATAGGATCAACAAGAAGAAAATATCTCATGAGTTCTCCATTAAAATGCTAAATGTAGGCATGCGCACAGGAATGCATTTTTACCAGTATAACGAAAAGACTCATAAGATAGAGAAAGAAAACGGATCGGGTATGATTCCGAATATCAGTTATAAGATTTACTTTTAG
- a CDS encoding FecR family protein has protein sequence MEKNNIVRIIGTYLSGRFSPETEEKVQKWIIKDKDTEEKEKASLEYWDQLETKTDPDTKLALNRVNQKIGYRKIVPRPFYQKRMRIAAALIPLLIITGSYLYYTSTKDKWIEISVVYGDKKHFLLPDSSEIWLNAGTVIKYPEKFPKAQRLVHLDGEAYFSVRKDATKPFVVETPQLSVKVLGTQFNVKAYADDELVTTTLTSGKVEVTPPSHDSRILKPNEQLTYDKKTSTVNITEVSPTDADGWITGKLIFTDAPFTEILQTLERRYNVTINHTMNVPASKRYTVRFLKNENLEEVLPVLSEMIGFSYQKQGNKVELIKKQ, from the coding sequence ATGGAGAAGAATAATATCGTTAGAATCATCGGAACATATTTATCCGGCCGCTTCTCTCCCGAAACGGAAGAGAAGGTTCAGAAATGGATCATTAAAGATAAAGACACTGAAGAAAAAGAAAAAGCTTCATTGGAATATTGGGATCAATTGGAAACAAAAACAGACCCGGACACTAAACTTGCATTAAACAGAGTAAACCAAAAGATCGGTTATAGGAAAATAGTGCCCCGACCTTTCTATCAAAAACGAATGCGTATTGCAGCAGCCCTGATTCCGCTACTGATTATTACAGGAAGTTATCTGTACTATACTTCCACGAAGGATAAATGGATTGAGATATCTGTTGTATACGGTGATAAAAAGCACTTCCTATTACCTGATAGCTCCGAAATATGGCTGAATGCAGGAACAGTAATCAAATACCCGGAAAAGTTCCCGAAAGCACAGCGCCTTGTGCACCTCGATGGTGAAGCCTATTTTTCTGTTCGGAAAGATGCCACAAAACCGTTTGTTGTAGAAACGCCCCAACTCTCTGTTAAAGTATTAGGAACCCAATTCAATGTAAAGGCATACGCTGATGATGAACTGGTGACCACTACCCTGACAAGTGGAAAAGTTGAAGTTACCCCTCCCTCTCACGACTCGCGGATACTGAAACCTAATGAACAGTTGACGTACGATAAAAAAACATCCACCGTCAACATTACCGAAGTTTCTCCAACCGATGCAGATGGCTGGATCACGGGAAAACTGATATTTACCGATGCACCTTTCACCGAGATCCTGCAAACATTAGAGAGACGTTATAATGTAACTATCAATCATACAATGAACGTTCCCGCCTCCAAACGATATACCGTCCGGTTCCTGAAAAATGAAAATCTGGAAGAAGTACTGCCTGTATTGAGTGAGATGATCGGCTTCAGTTATCAGAAACAGGGAAACAAAGTGGAACTAATCAAAAAACAATAA
- a CDS encoding IS110 family transposase produces the protein MKKKWFIGIDISKKTLDVVIYDPAKKHADETNYKQVSNNKTGYQALFAWMKQKRISPKQTVICLENTGIYSYDLCLFLESCKQDYSSFTPLDLKRSLGLVRGKNDRVDAERIAYYGYLHRDELTYSKLSGSAVLILRDLSSERKRLVKHLTENKGFITDRKDRESTSTSRRAEEMVKILEKQIQSVEDEMHGIVSSDPTMNLNYQLLNSIKGIGSVNAINTIIHTNNFKAFETARQYACYLGIAPFEHSSGTSVKGKTRVCATGARLLKADLSQAARSAVVWDKELKEYYERKRKEGKEHGVVLNAVKFKLVCRMFAVVRRGTPFVDLITYKE, from the coding sequence ATGAAAAAGAAATGGTTTATTGGCATTGACATCAGTAAAAAAACACTTGATGTTGTTATTTACGATCCCGCAAAGAAACATGCGGATGAGACAAACTACAAGCAAGTCTCGAATAATAAAACGGGTTATCAAGCATTGTTTGCCTGGATGAAGCAGAAGCGTATTTCTCCTAAACAGACTGTCATCTGCTTGGAGAATACAGGCATTTACAGCTATGATTTATGTCTGTTTTTAGAGTCATGTAAACAAGATTACAGTTCTTTCACTCCTCTGGATTTAAAGCGTTCTCTGGGGCTTGTCCGTGGAAAGAATGACCGTGTGGATGCCGAGCGGATAGCTTACTACGGTTACTTGCATCGGGATGAATTGACCTATTCCAAACTTTCCGGCAGTGCTGTCCTTATCTTGCGTGACTTGTCGTCCGAAAGGAAACGCCTGGTTAAGCATCTGACTGAAAACAAGGGATTTATCACGGACAGAAAAGACCGGGAGTCCACCTCTACGAGCAGGCGGGCAGAAGAAATGGTTAAGATTCTGGAAAAACAAATTCAAAGCGTAGAAGATGAGATGCACGGGATTGTCAGCTCTGATCCGACTATGAACTTAAACTATCAGCTTCTTAACAGCATTAAAGGGATTGGTAGTGTTAATGCCATCAATACAATCATACATACTAATAATTTCAAGGCATTTGAAACCGCACGGCAATATGCCTGTTATCTGGGTATTGCCCCTTTTGAACATTCTTCAGGAACCAGTGTGAAAGGGAAAACAAGGGTATGTGCTACGGGAGCCAGACTATTGAAAGCGGATCTATCGCAGGCTGCAAGATCGGCCGTTGTATGGGATAAGGAACTCAAAGAGTATTATGAAAGGAAAAGAAAAGAGGGAAAAGAACATGGAGTAGTGCTGAATGCGGTAAAGTTTAAACTTGTGTGCAGAATGTTTGCAGTAGTCAGAAGAGGGACACCCTTTGTTGATTTAATCACGTATAAAGAATAA
- a CDS encoding RNA polymerase sigma-70 factor, with the protein MSNKIDIKTLEALRQDSHEAFEEVFITYYGKTKAFIQGYIKSSPDAEELTEDLFVNLWMNRHSVDISKSFDSYLHTIARNSAINFLKHKYVEDTYLSNVQQQECSSTSEEDLIAKELGLLIDDTVEKMPEQRRKIYMLSRNEGLSNEEIAVRLNTTKRNVESQLSLALKEIRKTISYFFLLLA; encoded by the coding sequence ATGAGCAATAAGATTGATATAAAAACCTTGGAGGCTTTACGACAAGATAGCCATGAGGCCTTCGAGGAGGTTTTTATCACTTATTACGGTAAGACAAAAGCCTTTATACAGGGCTACATCAAGTCGAGTCCGGATGCTGAAGAACTGACAGAGGATTTATTTGTAAACCTCTGGATGAACCGCCACTCTGTCGATATCTCCAAATCATTTGATTCTTACCTGCATACAATTGCCAGAAATTCTGCCATCAACTTTCTGAAACACAAATATGTAGAGGATACTTATCTGAGTAATGTCCAGCAGCAGGAATGTAGTTCTACTTCGGAAGAAGATCTGATAGCCAAAGAACTCGGATTACTAATAGACGACACGGTAGAAAAAATGCCGGAACAACGGAGAAAGATATACATGCTAAGTCGCAACGAGGGCCTAAGCAATGAAGAGATAGCCGTACGACTGAATACTACCAAGAGAAATGTGGAAAGTCAGTTAAGCCTCGCTCTGAAAGAGATACGGAAAACTATTTCATACTTCTTCTTATTGCTGGCATAA
- a CDS encoding rhamnogalacturonan acetylesterase — MNKHTFHSYLILGMAFAFVFSAQAQNKVSAPMKDVNHVIDNTLDSLNKARTARPVAGSSRKGNNPVLFLVGNSTMRTGTLGNGNNGQWGWGYYAGDYFESDRITVENHALGGTSSRTFYNRFWPDVIKGVQAGDWVIIELGHNDNGPYDSGRARASIPGIGKDSLNVTIQETGVKETVYSYGEYMRRFVQDVKAKGAHPILFSLTPRNAWEDKDSTIITRVNQTFGLWAKQIAEEQEVPFIDLNDITASKFEKFGKEKVKYMFYLDRIHTSAFGAKVNAESATEGIRNYERLELANYLKPVEQDTITGSSRKEGCPVVFTIGDSTVKNKDDDKDGMWGWGSVITEIFNSKKVSVENCAMAGRSARTFLDEGRWDKVYNALKPGDFVLIQFGHNDGGDINTGKARGELHGSGDESKVFLMEKTGKYQVVYTFGWYLRKFIRDAQEKGAIPIVLSHTPRNKWKDEQIERNSESYGKWTREAAEATGACFIDLNKISADKLQKMGAKKSAAFYNTDHTHTSLKGARMNARSIAEGLKATDCPLKKYLK, encoded by the coding sequence ATGAATAAACACACATTTCACAGCTATCTGATTTTAGGAATGGCATTCGCTTTTGTTTTCTCGGCACAGGCTCAGAATAAGGTATCTGCACCGATGAAGGATGTCAACCACGTGATTGACAATACACTGGACAGTTTGAATAAGGCCCGTACAGCAAGACCTGTGGCCGGTTCAAGCCGAAAAGGAAATAATCCCGTTTTGTTTTTGGTGGGTAATTCTACCATGCGTACCGGAACCTTGGGAAATGGGAATAACGGTCAATGGGGCTGGGGATATTATGCCGGTGATTATTTCGAATCAGACCGGATTACCGTAGAAAACCATGCATTGGGAGGAACAAGCAGCCGTACATTCTACAATCGCTTCTGGCCGGATGTTATAAAAGGGGTCCAAGCAGGCGATTGGGTGATCATCGAGCTGGGACATAATGACAACGGCCCTTATGACAGCGGGCGCGCACGCGCTTCCATACCGGGAATCGGTAAAGATAGCCTGAATGTAACGATCCAGGAAACCGGAGTGAAGGAAACTGTATATTCCTATGGAGAATATATGCGTCGCTTCGTGCAGGATGTAAAGGCGAAAGGTGCCCACCCTATCCTGTTCTCACTGACTCCACGCAATGCTTGGGAAGATAAAGACAGTACAATTATCACACGCGTCAACCAAACTTTCGGCCTGTGGGCCAAACAAATAGCCGAAGAACAAGAAGTCCCTTTTATAGACCTGAATGATATCACCGCCTCCAAATTTGAGAAATTCGGCAAGGAAAAAGTGAAATATATGTTCTACTTAGACCGTATCCACACCAGTGCCTTCGGGGCAAAAGTGAATGCAGAATCTGCAACTGAAGGTATCCGAAACTATGAAAGGTTAGAACTGGCCAACTATTTGAAACCGGTTGAGCAGGATACAATTACCGGTTCCAGCCGGAAAGAAGGATGCCCGGTGGTATTCACTATCGGTGACAGTACGGTAAAGAATAAAGATGATGATAAAGACGGTATGTGGGGATGGGGAAGTGTAATAACTGAGATATTTAATTCAAAGAAGGTATCTGTAGAAAATTGTGCTATGGCCGGACGCAGTGCCCGTACTTTCTTGGACGAAGGGCGCTGGGACAAAGTGTATAATGCACTTAAACCAGGAGATTTCGTACTTATCCAGTTCGGACATAATGACGGAGGAGATATCAATACCGGAAAAGCCCGTGGTGAATTACACGGTTCGGGAGATGAAAGCAAAGTCTTTCTGATGGAAAAGACCGGAAAATACCAGGTAGTCTATACTTTTGGCTGGTATCTCCGCAAGTTCATCAGGGATGCACAAGAAAAAGGAGCAATCCCAATTGTATTGAGCCACACGCCCCGCAATAAGTGGAAAGACGAACAAATAGAACGCAATAGCGAGAGTTACGGTAAATGGACACGTGAAGCGGCAGAAGCAACCGGAGCCTGCTTTATTGATCTGAATAAAATATCCGCAGATAAACTCCAGAAGATGGGAGCAAAAAAATCAGCTGCTTTCTATAATACAGATCATACACATACATCTTTGAAGGGGGCGCGAATGAATGCCCGAAGTATAGCCGAAGGATTAAAAGCTACGGACTGCCCACTGAAGAAGTATCTGAAATAA
- a CDS encoding TetR/AcrR family transcriptional regulator, whose translation MKTKTTPTERDRETTERRLLDTIGQMITESGFEKIGINAVASQSGVSKILIYRYFGSVEGLMAAYIRQHDFWINFPQELPDRNQLPAFLKNMFKEQIEQLRSNPTLKRLYRWELSSDNAIVMTLKEQREKAGMQRLTKISELTGYSLEELAPLATILTASITYLVMLEEFCPVYNGIPLNKDAGWKQIIEGINTLIDKLLRM comes from the coding sequence ATGAAAACAAAGACTACCCCTACCGAAAGAGACAGAGAAACCACAGAAAGACGCTTGCTGGACACCATCGGGCAAATGATAACTGAAAGCGGCTTCGAGAAGATAGGAATCAATGCGGTTGCCAGTCAATCCGGTGTATCCAAAATATTAATATACCGTTATTTCGGTTCGGTAGAAGGGCTTATGGCTGCTTATATCCGGCAACACGATTTCTGGATAAACTTTCCACAGGAACTCCCTGACCGTAACCAGTTACCGGCATTTCTTAAAAATATGTTTAAGGAACAGATTGAACAACTGCGCAGCAACCCAACTTTAAAAAGGCTTTACCGATGGGAATTATCTTCCGACAATGCAATAGTAATGACATTAAAGGAACAACGAGAGAAAGCCGGCATGCAACGCCTGACAAAGATAAGCGAACTGACAGGCTATTCACTGGAGGAACTTGCACCATTAGCCACCATCCTGACAGCATCTATCACCTACCTCGTAATGCTGGAAGAGTTCTGTCCGGTTTATAACGGGATACCTTTAAACAAAGATGCAGGTTGGAAGCAGATTATTGAGGGAATAAACACTCTTATAGATAAGCTTCTTCGGATGTGA
- a CDS encoding DUF1622 domain-containing protein gives MLTTFLNALATIISVTSLLIVTYGALIGIISFLVNEFKRFTGKYSTTNIRKLRATFGTYLLLGLEFLIASDILKTVLEPTLNELAILGGIVVLRTILSVFLNREIKDLEAEGEKEQ, from the coding sequence ATGCTTACTACTTTCTTAAATGCATTAGCCACTATAATCAGTGTGACAAGTCTTCTCATCGTCACTTATGGGGCATTAATTGGGATAATTTCTTTTCTGGTCAATGAGTTCAAAAGATTCACGGGCAAGTACTCAACTACCAATATCCGGAAGTTACGGGCTACTTTCGGAACTTATTTGCTACTTGGACTTGAATTTCTTATCGCATCAGATATCTTAAAGACCGTACTGGAACCAACTTTGAATGAACTGGCAATTTTGGGTGGTATAGTCGTTCTGAGAACTATCTTATCCGTCTTTCTAAACAGAGAAATCAAAGATTTGGAGGCTGAAGGTGAAAAAGAGCAATGA
- a CDS encoding Crp/Fnr family transcriptional regulator: MDKFNIKDSHPNISRLEKLFLEEGVFTKFKKNEYLVRQNEKTNQIGFIKSGMFRLSHIDADANEWIVGYSFVNDFVCDYPSFIKQATSTVNIQATTECEVYLLSLNRLNQFWETDMDTQRLGRQIAEAMFAEIYQRLLGFYCDSPEQRYQSLMKRCPDLQEKLSLKEIAQFLGITPETLSRIRKKQLYT, encoded by the coding sequence ATGGACAAATTTAACATAAAAGATAGTCACCCCAATATTTCCAGGCTCGAAAAATTATTTCTGGAAGAAGGGGTATTTACTAAATTCAAGAAGAATGAATATCTGGTACGGCAAAATGAAAAAACAAATCAGATAGGTTTTATCAAGTCCGGCATGTTCCGCTTATCACATATAGATGCAGACGCCAATGAATGGATTGTCGGTTACAGCTTCGTAAACGATTTCGTCTGTGACTACCCCTCTTTTATAAAACAGGCAACTTCTACGGTCAATATACAGGCTACTACCGAATGTGAAGTTTATCTTCTTAGCTTAAACCGGCTTAATCAATTCTGGGAAACAGACATGGATACCCAACGACTAGGCAGGCAGATAGCCGAAGCCATGTTTGCCGAGATATACCAACGCTTATTAGGCTTCTATTGCGATAGTCCCGAACAACGTTACCAGTCATTAATGAAACGATGTCCCGATTTACAAGAAAAACTTTCTTTAAAAGAAATAGCCCAGTTTCTCGGCATTACCCCCGAAACCCTCAGCAGAATACGAAAAAAACAACTGTATACTTAA